From the genome of Alicyclobacillus sp. SO9:
ATCCTTCAGTTTCTTGGCGATAAATCCCCGCATCTTCAGGTCTTCATGCAGCAAATCTTGATAGTCTTTCTTGCTGGCGAACCACTTGGATTCCCAGTCGCGAATTACACCGATGCGCATTCCTACTGGATTGACCTTTTGACCCATGCCGGCTTTATCCCTCCTTTTTCTCCGCAACAACCACGGTGATATGACTCGTACGCTTCATGATGCTGTATGCTCTACCCTGAGCACGCGGGTGGAACCTCTTCAGGGTCGGACCCGGATCTACGTACGCTTCTTTAACATACAGATTGTCAACGTCCATATTGTGATTATTCTCGGCATTCGATACTGCAGAGTGCAACACCTTTTCCACTACAGGCGATGCTCCGCGAGGTGTCAGCTTCAAAATGGCGAAAGCCTGCCCAACCTCTTTACCGCGAATCAAATCTACAACCAAGCGCGCTTTTCTGGGCGCAATACGAATGTATCTCGCCCGCGCACGTGTTTGTGTCGCTTCCATGCTTGTTCCCCCTTTCATCATTCACTACCGTGAACGCGAGGATTTTTCATCTCCTGCGTGCCCTTTAAAAGTTCGGGTAGGAGCGAATTCACCCAACTTATGTCCTACCATGTCTTCAGATACGTATACCGGCACATGCTTGCGGCCGTCGTGAACTCCGAATGTGTGTCCCACGAACTGCGGAAAAATTGTGGACCTGCGAGACCACGTCTTGATGACACGCTTTTGCCCGCTGGAGTTCATGGTTTCAACTTTCTTCATCAGATAGTCATCACAAAACGGACCTTTTTTCAAGGAGCGACTCATCTCAAAACCTCCTCTCGTGATACCGTAGCTTAGGTACTAGAACAACTTTTATTTTTTCTTCCTGCGACGAACAATGTACTTGTCTGTCGGACTATTTTTCTTGCGCGTCTTTTTACCAAGCGTCGGCTTACCCCAAGGCGACATTGGCGACTTGCGGCCAACCGGAGCGCGGCCTTCACCACCGC
Proteins encoded in this window:
- the rpsS gene encoding 30S ribosomal protein S19 — its product is MSRSLKKGPFCDDYLMKKVETMNSSGQKRVIKTWSRRSTIFPQFVGHTFGVHDGRKHVPVYVSEDMVGHKLGEFAPTRTFKGHAGDEKSSRSR
- the rplV gene encoding 50S ribosomal protein L22, with the protein product MEATQTRARARYIRIAPRKARLVVDLIRGKEVGQAFAILKLTPRGASPVVEKVLHSAVSNAENNHNMDVDNLYVKEAYVDPGPTLKRFHPRAQGRAYSIMKRTSHITVVVAEKKEG